In Paenibacillus sp. 1781tsa1, one DNA window encodes the following:
- a CDS encoding hemolysin III family protein, whose product MANTHTYSRREEVANAVTHGIGAALSVAALVILIVFSSIKGTAWHVVSFTIYGITMLLLYTSSTLVHAWKDGKVKDLFEIFDHSSIYLFIAGSYTPLLFIAVRGTLGWTLFGIIWGIALFGVIFKAFFTKRFLFMSTIFYVAMGWLIVIAWQPLMAAIPTGGIVLLVAGGLMYTLGTLFYVWRGFPYHHAIWHLFVLAGSILHFFMVLLYLTPLR is encoded by the coding sequence ATGGCCAATACTCATACCTATTCTCGCCGTGAAGAAGTCGCCAATGCGGTGACACATGGAATCGGCGCTGCACTTAGTGTAGCTGCACTGGTGATATTGATTGTATTTTCAAGTATAAAAGGCACGGCTTGGCATGTGGTCAGTTTCACGATCTACGGGATCACCATGCTGCTGCTCTATACGAGTTCTACTCTCGTGCATGCATGGAAAGATGGCAAAGTGAAAGATTTATTTGAGATTTTCGACCATTCTTCCATTTATTTGTTTATTGCGGGATCGTACACTCCGCTGTTGTTTATTGCTGTTCGCGGTACACTTGGATGGACCCTGTTCGGTATAATCTGGGGAATCGCATTATTCGGCGTGATCTTTAAGGCGTTTTTTACGAAAAGATTTCTATTCATGTCCACGATTTTTTATGTTGCGATGGGCTGGCTCATCGTAATTGCCTGGCAACCGCTTATGGCTGCCATACCTACTGGCGGAATTGTGCTGCTGGTTGCTGGAGGCCTGATGTATACACTGGGTACACTATTTTATGTGTGGCGCGGATTTCCTTACCACCATGCGATATGGCATCTCTTTGTGCTGGCAGGCAGTATTCTTCATTTCTTTATGGTGCTGTTGTACCTTACACCACTTCGCTAG
- the ylxM gene encoding YlxM family DNA-binding protein gives MSQENRLEKTNRINLLFAFYELLLTEKQQTFLKYYFHDDFSLGEIAAEFEISRQAVYEHIKRAEQVLENYESKLGLLEKHERRNRNLEDLQNALERAGVSIDNNKQIHDIVAQLSE, from the coding sequence GTGAGTCAAGAAAACCGGCTTGAGAAGACAAACCGGATTAACTTGCTGTTTGCCTTTTATGAATTGTTACTTACCGAGAAACAGCAGACTTTTCTAAAGTATTACTTTCATGACGATTTTTCACTTGGTGAAATTGCAGCCGAGTTTGAGATCAGCCGCCAGGCGGTATACGAGCATATCAAGCGTGCCGAACAAGTGCTGGAGAATTACGAAAGCAAGCTGGGCTTGTTGGAAAAGCATGAACGGCGTAATCGCAATCTTGAAGATTTGCAAAATGCATTGGAACGCGCAGGCGTCTCCATTGATAACAACAAACAAATACACGATATCGTTGCTCAGCTCAGCGAATGA
- the ffh gene encoding signal recognition particle protein, with protein MAFEGLTTRLQNVFSKLRGKGKVSDEDVAEAMREVRLALLEADVNFKVVKEFIAKVKEKAVGKEVMESFTPGMVIIDIVNKELTDLMGGSQAKLAKANKPPTVLMMVGLQGAGKTTTSGKLAKMLQKQNSRPLLVAGDIYRPAAIKQLQVLGEQIKAPVFTLGDQTSPVEIARQGLQHAKDNGNDYVIIDTAGRLHVDEELMEELRQIHSVVNPDEVLLVVDSMTGQDAVNVAEHFNQQLNLTGVVLTKLDGDTRGGAALSVKAVTGCPIKFASLGEKLDALEPFHPERMASRILGMGDMLSLIEKAQLNIDTDKAKEMERKMRNAEFTFEDFLEQMDQVKKLGPIDQIMDMIPGMGKMKQAKDLKVDDKQMGRIEAIVYSMTTEEKRNPDLINHSRRKRIATGSGTSLAEVNRLIKQFDEMRRMMKQFSDMMGPKGGKNKAMKQLKGMGKGMKFPFR; from the coding sequence ATGGCATTTGAAGGATTAACGACCCGATTACAGAATGTGTTCAGCAAGCTGCGCGGCAAAGGCAAGGTGTCTGATGAAGATGTAGCCGAGGCTATGCGCGAGGTACGTCTGGCATTGCTCGAAGCGGATGTAAACTTCAAAGTGGTCAAGGAATTCATCGCCAAGGTGAAAGAGAAGGCTGTTGGCAAAGAAGTGATGGAGAGCTTCACGCCAGGAATGGTCATCATCGACATCGTTAACAAGGAACTAACGGATTTGATGGGTGGAAGCCAGGCCAAACTGGCTAAAGCGAACAAACCGCCTACGGTGCTGATGATGGTTGGTTTGCAGGGTGCTGGTAAAACAACCACATCGGGTAAACTGGCTAAAATGCTGCAAAAGCAAAACAGCAGACCATTGCTTGTTGCAGGAGATATTTATCGTCCGGCAGCGATCAAACAGTTGCAAGTACTTGGAGAGCAGATCAAAGCGCCGGTATTCACACTCGGAGATCAGACAAGCCCTGTGGAGATCGCACGTCAAGGTCTTCAACATGCCAAAGATAACGGTAATGACTATGTTATTATCGATACAGCTGGACGTCTGCATGTTGATGAAGAGCTGATGGAAGAACTTCGCCAGATTCACAGCGTAGTGAATCCGGATGAAGTACTGCTTGTGGTGGACAGCATGACAGGTCAGGATGCGGTTAACGTAGCAGAACACTTTAACCAGCAGCTTAATCTGACCGGGGTTGTCCTGACTAAGCTGGATGGCGATACTCGTGGTGGTGCTGCACTTTCTGTCAAAGCCGTTACGGGTTGTCCAATCAAGTTTGCTTCCCTTGGAGAGAAACTTGATGCTTTGGAGCCGTTCCACCCGGAACGTATGGCTTCACGGATTCTCGGTATGGGAGATATGTTATCTCTGATTGAGAAAGCACAATTAAACATTGATACCGATAAAGCCAAGGAAATGGAACGGAAGATGCGTAATGCAGAATTCACGTTTGAAGATTTCCTGGAGCAGATGGATCAAGTGAAAAAGCTGGGACCAATCGATCAGATCATGGATATGATCCCCGGCATGGGCAAGATGAAACAAGCCAAGGACCTGAAAGTTGATGATAAACAGATGGGCCGGATCGAAGCGATCGTTTACTCAATGACGACCGAGGAGAAACGCAACCCAGACTTGATCAACCATAGCCGTCGGAAGCGTATTGCTACCGGAAGCGGAACATCTCTGGCTGAAGTAAATCGTCTGATCAAGCAGTTTGATGAGATGCGCCGCATGATGAAACAGTTCTCGGATATGATGGGACCTAAAGGCGGTAAAAACAAAGCGATGAAGCAGCTTAAAGGTATGGGCAAAGGAATGAAGTTTCCTTTCCGTTGA
- the rpsP gene encoding 30S ribosomal protein S16 encodes MAVRIRLKRMGAHKAPFYRVVVSDSRSPRDGRFIEEIGYYNPVEQPAVVKIDEDKALAWLQNGAQASDTVRNLLSKAGVMKKFHESKLSK; translated from the coding sequence ATGGCAGTTCGTATTCGTCTGAAACGTATGGGTGCTCACAAAGCTCCTTTCTACCGCGTAGTGGTATCGGATTCCCGTTCCCCACGTGACGGTCGTTTTATCGAGGAGATCGGTTACTACAACCCGGTTGAACAACCGGCTGTTGTTAAGATCGATGAAGATAAAGCATTGGCATGGCTTCAAAACGGTGCACAAGCATCTGACACTGTCCGCAACTTGCTTAGCAAAGCGGGCGTGATGAAGAAGTTCCACGAGTCTAAATTATCTAAATAA
- a CDS encoding KH domain-containing protein: MEELVSIIAKALVDHPEDVAVRTVEKDRLVVYELTVHPDDVGKVIGKQGRIAKSLRTVVTSAAVKMDKRVTVDIIS, from the coding sequence ATGGAAGAATTAGTAAGCATAATTGCTAAGGCTTTAGTCGATCATCCGGAAGATGTGGCGGTTCGGACGGTTGAGAAAGACCGGCTTGTCGTTTATGAGTTAACCGTTCATCCTGACGATGTCGGGAAGGTAATTGGTAAACAGGGGCGAATCGCGAAATCACTTCGTACGGTCGTCACATCAGCAGCAGTTAAGATGGATAAACGGGTTACCGTTGATATCATATCTTAA
- the rimM gene encoding ribosome maturation factor RimM (Essential for efficient processing of 16S rRNA), with product MAEFMNVGKIVNTHGIRGEVRIMPLTDFPEVRFAKNAELFFFTPDNHPVMVNVESARLHKNMYILRLKEYGNINEVEKFKGGMAKVLKENLAELEEGEYYFHQIVGCSVITEEGETLGTISEILTPGANDVWVVKTPAGKEVLIPVIDDVVLDVDIEQKQVKIHLMEGLL from the coding sequence ATGGCAGAGTTTATGAATGTAGGTAAAATCGTTAATACACATGGAATTCGCGGTGAGGTGAGAATCATGCCTTTAACCGATTTCCCGGAAGTGCGTTTTGCGAAAAATGCAGAGTTGTTTTTCTTTACACCAGATAATCATCCAGTCATGGTTAACGTGGAATCTGCACGTTTGCATAAAAATATGTATATTCTTCGTCTGAAAGAGTACGGCAATATTAATGAAGTAGAGAAGTTTAAAGGTGGCATGGCCAAAGTGTTAAAAGAGAACCTGGCTGAGTTGGAGGAAGGCGAATATTACTTCCATCAAATCGTTGGGTGTTCTGTCATCACCGAAGAGGGTGAAACGCTCGGAACAATCTCTGAAATCCTGACTCCTGGTGCCAATGATGTATGGGTTGTCAAAACTCCGGCAGGCAAAGAAGTACTGATTCCCGTTATTGATGATGTCGTGCTTGATGTGGACATCGAACAGAAGCAAGTGAAGATTCATCTGATGGAAGGGCTGCTGTAA
- the trmD gene encoding tRNA (guanosine(37)-N1)-methyltransferase TrmD has translation MKVDVLTLFPEMFDGVFGASILGKAQTKGLVSLGATNFRNYATNKHNTVDDAPYGGGGGMVLKPDPIFAAVEDVLEQRGEAAATMKPPRIILMCPQGETFTQKKAEELVQEDHLIFICGHYEGYDERIREFLVTDELSIGDYVLTGGELPAMVAIDSIVRLIPGVLGNETSAVTDSFSTGLLEYPHYTRPPEFRGMKVPDMLLSGHHLNIEAWRREQSLLRTLERRPEMLETADLTEKERIWLKKIRLDRKHSTE, from the coding sequence ATGAAAGTGGATGTATTAACGCTATTCCCGGAGATGTTTGATGGAGTGTTCGGGGCAAGCATTCTGGGCAAAGCTCAAACGAAGGGGCTGGTATCCCTCGGTGCAACCAACTTCCGTAATTATGCGACCAATAAACATAATACAGTAGATGATGCTCCTTACGGCGGTGGTGGGGGGATGGTACTAAAACCAGATCCAATCTTTGCTGCTGTAGAAGATGTTCTGGAGCAACGCGGAGAAGCTGCCGCAACGATGAAACCTCCACGTATCATTCTAATGTGTCCGCAAGGTGAGACGTTTACACAAAAAAAAGCAGAAGAACTTGTGCAGGAAGATCATCTGATTTTTATATGTGGACATTATGAAGGTTACGATGAACGAATCCGCGAATTTCTCGTAACGGATGAACTATCCATTGGTGATTACGTACTCACGGGTGGGGAGCTACCTGCTATGGTTGCGATTGACAGCATCGTACGCCTAATTCCCGGTGTGCTTGGCAATGAGACAAGTGCCGTAACGGATTCATTCAGTACTGGACTTCTCGAATATCCACACTACACACGTCCACCCGAGTTTAGGGGCATGAAAGTACCGGATATGCTGTTGTCGGGACATCATCTGAACATTGAGGCGTGGCGCAGGGAACAGTCGTTGCTTCGTACGCTGGAGCGCAGACCGGAGATGTTGGAAACGGCAGACTTGACGGAGAAAGAACGAATTTGGCTAAAAAAGATACGCTTAGACCGTAAACATAGCACAGAGTAA
- a CDS encoding VOC family protein has product MTYSIIGLDHIQLAAPEGCEVKARHFYNTVLGWTEIPKPEILRKRGGVWFECGRHQVHIGIQKDFVPATKAHPAFHVQHLDQLREHLIHNHIHIVDDGARVEEGVRRFYINDPFGNRLEFLEWV; this is encoded by the coding sequence ATGACTTATAGTATTATTGGTCTTGATCATATTCAGCTCGCAGCACCGGAAGGTTGTGAAGTGAAAGCACGTCATTTTTATAATACCGTGTTGGGCTGGACGGAGATTCCTAAACCCGAAATCCTAAGAAAACGGGGTGGTGTATGGTTCGAGTGTGGCAGACATCAAGTGCATATTGGAATACAAAAAGATTTCGTTCCAGCTACAAAAGCTCATCCGGCATTTCATGTACAGCATTTGGATCAGCTGCGTGAACATCTGATTCATAATCATATTCATATTGTCGATGACGGAGCAAGGGTAGAGGAGGGTGTAAGGCGTTTCTATATAAATGACCCTTTTGGCAATCGTCTTGAGTTCTTGGAATGGGTTTAA
- a CDS encoding polysaccharide deacetylase family protein, whose translation MKYWKRITLALLALLTCSITLYAYAVTHPTNALSHKACTSWDIVKRKAFQLSHTDFSSPSVLDRSTFKIEQGAATEVPVLMYHYIEPKLNNRETGNKSIINLEDFEQNMKYLHDEGYRTITLDQLEQYVSGKISLPQKSIVITFDDGYQNNYTLAYPVLQKYNFHASLFVIGSKIQDQPTMFDPAKKSFISKPEMQAATDVFEFNSHTYNLHHKGFIRCGNSVPVGLDTSLLDDDIQQMKQIGIDTPYLAYPFGYTSTQMIYKLQQHGYRMAFTVRSGFVHPGDPPMKLPRLTVTTGTDLATLLQPKSSPQNELPASENDQ comes from the coding sequence ATGAAATATTGGAAAAGGATCACACTTGCCCTACTCGCCTTGCTCACATGCTCCATTACACTATATGCATATGCCGTAACTCATCCAACGAATGCACTGTCACACAAAGCCTGCACATCCTGGGACATTGTCAAACGCAAAGCATTCCAGCTGTCACACACTGACTTCTCCAGCCCATCTGTGCTGGATCGTTCTACCTTCAAGATCGAACAAGGTGCTGCTACAGAAGTTCCTGTACTGATGTATCATTACATAGAACCCAAACTGAACAATCGCGAGACAGGTAATAAATCCATCATTAATCTGGAGGATTTCGAGCAAAACATGAAATACCTGCACGATGAAGGCTATCGTACGATTACACTGGATCAGCTTGAGCAATATGTCAGCGGGAAGATTTCCTTGCCACAAAAATCTATTGTGATTACCTTTGATGACGGGTACCAGAACAATTATACGTTAGCTTACCCTGTGCTTCAAAAATATAATTTCCATGCCTCATTGTTTGTCATTGGCAGCAAGATTCAGGATCAGCCTACGATGTTTGACCCCGCCAAAAAAAGTTTCATCTCCAAGCCAGAGATGCAGGCAGCAACTGATGTATTTGAATTTAACAGTCATACCTATAACTTGCATCACAAAGGATTTATACGCTGTGGTAACAGCGTACCTGTCGGTCTGGACACCAGCCTTCTGGATGATGATATCCAGCAAATGAAGCAAATCGGAATAGACACACCTTATCTGGCGTACCCTTTTGGTTATACCAGTACACAGATGATTTACAAGTTACAGCAACATGGATACCGTATGGCCTTTACCGTACGCTCCGGATTTGTTCATCCAGGAGACCCTCCCATGAAGCTGCCTCGTTTGACGGTCACGACAGGTACTGATTTGGCGACCTTGCTTCAACCCAAATCCAGTCCGCAGAACGAATTACCCGCATCGGAGAATGACCAGTAA
- the rplS gene encoding 50S ribosomal protein L19, with protein MNIVQAITQEQLRKDIPSFRPGDTLKVHVKVIEGTRERIQLFEGVVIKRRGGGISETFTVRKISYGVGVERAFPLHSPKIDRIEVARRGKVRRAKLYYLRELRGKAARIKEIR; from the coding sequence ATGAATATCGTTCAAGCGATTACACAAGAACAACTTCGTAAGGATATTCCGAGTTTTCGTCCTGGTGACACTTTGAAAGTGCACGTTAAGGTAATCGAGGGAACTCGTGAGCGTATCCAATTGTTCGAAGGTGTTGTGATTAAACGCCGTGGTGGTGGAATCAGTGAGACTTTTACAGTTCGTAAAATTTCTTACGGTGTAGGTGTGGAAAGAGCTTTCCCGCTTCATTCCCCAAAAATCGATAGAATCGAAGTGGCTCGCCGTGGTAAAGTGCGTCGTGCGAAGCTTTATTATCTTCGTGAACTACGCGGTAAAGCAGCGAGAATTAAAGAAATTCGTTAA
- the lepB gene encoding signal peptidase I: protein MEQEVQQDQGNPAEEKNSRSKKAKNEIVEWLKAIVIALVLVILIRWLLFKPFVVDGPSMQPNFETGERVIVNEILYDIREPKRGEVIVFHVPSEGRDFIKRVIAVEGDTVEVQDDTVMVNGKKVDETYIQGAIDAAEANGGTYNVKDFPNEQFPDGKVPAGHVFVMGDNRPNSTDSRMIGYVSLEDIIGRADVIFWPIGEIKWINH from the coding sequence ATGGAACAAGAAGTTCAACAGGACCAGGGCAATCCTGCCGAAGAGAAAAACAGTCGATCCAAAAAAGCCAAAAATGAAATTGTTGAATGGCTCAAAGCCATTGTTATTGCATTAGTTCTCGTCATTCTGATTCGGTGGTTGCTCTTCAAACCGTTTGTTGTGGATGGACCGTCCATGCAGCCGAACTTTGAAACGGGTGAACGTGTGATCGTCAACGAAATCTTATATGATATCAGAGAACCGAAGCGCGGTGAAGTTATCGTCTTCCACGTACCATCCGAAGGTCGAGATTTCATTAAACGTGTTATTGCTGTAGAAGGTGATACGGTTGAGGTTCAAGACGATACGGTGATGGTTAACGGCAAAAAGGTTGATGAAACGTATATTCAAGGAGCCATTGATGCAGCTGAAGCCAATGGTGGAACATATAACGTGAAGGATTTCCCTAATGAGCAGTTCCCTGATGGCAAAGTGCCTGCAGGTCATGTGTTTGTCATGGGAGACAACCGTCCAAATAGTACGGACAGCCGTATGATCGGTTATGTTTCGTTAGAAGATATTATTGGTCGTGCAGATGTTATTTTCTGGCCGATTGGTGAGATTAAGTGGATTAACCACTGA
- the ylqF gene encoding ribosome biogenesis GTPase YlqF yields the protein MTIQWFPGHMTRARRQIQDKLKLIDVVIELLDARLPVSSRNPMIDEILLDKPRMILLNKSDLADAKVTQEWIEYFKKEGITAFPVDASTGTNVKDIPVQAKLLLKEKIDRQLAKGINPRAVRGLIVGIPNVGKSTLINRLAGRSIALTGDRPGVTKGQQWIKVGKEMELLDTPGILWPKFEDQNVGYRLAVTGAIKEEILNAEDIAFFGISYLMRYYWDALEERYGLQDFSKDADDSDSVIAIMEQVGRIRGCVVSGGRIDLEKASRAFLRELRAGKMGRFSMEAPY from the coding sequence TTGACGATACAATGGTTTCCAGGTCATATGACTCGAGCCAGACGCCAGATTCAGGATAAGTTAAAGCTCATCGACGTGGTCATCGAACTGTTGGATGCCCGTCTGCCTGTCTCCAGCCGTAATCCGATGATTGACGAAATATTGCTGGACAAACCCCGGATGATTTTGTTGAACAAATCGGATTTGGCAGATGCGAAAGTGACGCAAGAGTGGATTGAATATTTCAAAAAAGAGGGAATTACCGCCTTTCCTGTGGATGCCTCGACAGGCACTAATGTGAAAGACATTCCGGTACAGGCGAAGCTTCTTCTGAAAGAAAAAATTGATCGTCAACTGGCCAAAGGAATTAACCCTCGTGCGGTTCGCGGATTGATTGTGGGTATTCCAAATGTGGGTAAATCAACATTGATTAACCGACTGGCTGGACGGAGTATTGCGTTAACAGGAGATCGTCCTGGTGTGACGAAGGGGCAACAATGGATTAAGGTAGGCAAAGAAATGGAGCTATTGGATACTCCGGGTATTCTTTGGCCCAAGTTTGAAGATCAGAATGTAGGTTATCGTCTTGCCGTAACAGGTGCAATCAAAGAGGAAATTCTGAATGCAGAGGATATTGCCTTTTTTGGAATCAGTTACCTGATGCGTTATTACTGGGACGCTCTGGAAGAGAGATATGGACTTCAGGATTTCTCCAAGGATGCAGATGATTCAGACAGTGTTATTGCGATTATGGAACAAGTCGGCCGTATACGTGGTTGTGTTGTAAGCGGTGGACGTATTGATCTGGAGAAGGCATCGCGAGCATTTCTGCGTGAATTGCGAGCGGGTAAAATGGGACGTTTCTCTATGGAAGCCCCCTACTAA
- a CDS encoding ribonuclease HII, translated as MVGINEEIGLNLLDTPIEPKKKKEASEPGDLLLYEREYWDSGFERIAGIDEVGRGCLFGDVVAAAVILPKDLILEGVNDSKKLTEKKRDALYDVIMEKALAVGIGYADAETIDRLNIKQAARLAMKRAVEALGETPDYMLVDAEKVDVNVPQLSIIKGDANSQSIAAASIIAKVTRDRLCKEEWDTLYPEYGLSIHKGYATKVHREQIMALGATPMHRRSFLGNLLGEQQSLF; from the coding sequence ATGGTTGGAATTAATGAAGAGATCGGGTTGAATCTACTGGATACCCCGATTGAACCAAAGAAGAAAAAAGAAGCCAGTGAACCGGGGGACCTGTTGCTCTACGAGCGAGAGTATTGGGACAGTGGATTTGAACGTATTGCTGGTATTGATGAGGTAGGACGGGGATGCTTGTTTGGGGATGTTGTCGCAGCGGCCGTTATTTTACCCAAGGACCTCATTCTGGAAGGTGTGAATGACTCCAAGAAATTGACGGAGAAAAAACGTGATGCACTATATGACGTTATTATGGAAAAGGCACTGGCGGTAGGTATCGGGTACGCGGATGCAGAGACAATTGATCGGCTTAACATCAAGCAGGCTGCGAGACTCGCGATGAAACGGGCTGTTGAAGCATTGGGAGAAACTCCTGATTATATGCTGGTGGATGCCGAGAAGGTGGATGTGAATGTACCTCAACTGTCCATTATTAAAGGGGATGCCAATAGTCAATCGATCGCAGCGGCTTCTATTATTGCCAAGGTAACGCGAGATCGACTCTGTAAGGAAGAATGGGATACGTTATATCCGGAATATGGTCTGTCGATACATAAAGGATACGCAACAAAAGTTCATCGGGAGCAGATTATGGCTTTGGGGGCAACCCCAATGCATCGACGCAGTTTTCTGGGCAATCTGCTTGGTGAGCAGCAATCGTTGTTTTAA